TTTAGGATGGGAAAAACTACAAAAGAGTTTCGAGGAAGAGGTGTTACCCCCTTCGGAAAACATATTAGCAGGATCTGCTCAAAATATACCAGAGACAGATCTTTATCCTGAACATTATCAGTATAAGCAGAGATATATTCTCACTTCTGTAAAATCGGGGTTGATGATAATTGATCAGCATAAAGCGCATATAAGGATTCTGTTTGAAAAGTATCTTACTCAGATAAGAAAAAGAAAAGGAGTTTCACAACGTGTTCTTTTTCCTGAAGTATTAGAGCTTTCTGCTTCGGAATCGGCAGCATTGCCTTCTATAATGGACGACCTGGAGGCGCTTGGCTTTGAACTGAGCAATCTGGGCAACAACTGTTTTGCTGTTCAGGGTGTTCCTTCTGAGATTGAGAGTTCCAACCCGGGCACGATTATCAAATCGATGATTAGTTATAGCCTGGAAACTGGCAGTGATGTTAAGTCGGAGATTCAGGAGTCAATTGCTCTTTCGCTGGCAAGATTAACCGCTATTCCCTATGGCAGGGCTTTATCGGGGGAAGAGATGTTACTGATAGTGAGTGAGCTTTTTGCAACACCATCACCTTCTTACACACCTGATGGACAGAAGGTTGTAAGTTTACTGTCTGATGCCGAAATAGAAAAGAAAATGAACTAATTAATTTATTCACCATTAAAAACGAATATTATGGATTACTCTTATTGTGGAACGAGCGGAATACAGCTACCCAAGATTTCACTTGGTTTGTGGCACAACTTTGGGTTCGTGGATGATTACGAAACTGCAAAGGATATGATTCTTTATGCTTTTGAGCAGGGTATTACTCATTTCGACCTGGCTAATAACTATGGACCTCCTCCAGGATCAGCAGAAACTAATTTTGGGAAAATATTGAGAGAGAACCTTTCATCACACCGTGATCAGATGATAATATCGTCAAAAGCGGGGTATTATATGTGGGAGGGACCTTATGGTGACGGTGGTTCAAGAAAGTATCTGATGGCAAGTATCGATCAGAGTCTGAAGCGTACGGGACTTGATTACTTTGATATCTTTTATACACACAGGTATGATCCGAACACACCTATTGAGGAGACAATGCAGGCTTTGGTTGATATAGTACGTCAGGGAAAGGCCTTATATGTTGGATTTTCTAACTATCCTCCTGTACAGGCCAGAAAAGGATTGAATTATTTAAAGGAGAGAGATGTTCCATGTCTGATTTTTCAGGATAAGTATAGTATGTTTAATCGCAAACCTGAAGAGGAGATATTGAGTATCACAAAAGAGTATGGTGCAGGTTTTATAGCTTTCTCTCCTCTTGCACAGGGTGTTCTTACAGATAAATACCTGAATGGCATTCCTGAGGATTCACGCGCAGCTAAGCCTACCGGTTTTCTAAGGAAAGAACAAGTTTCTCCTCTTTTAGTAGAAAAGGTTAAACAGTTGAATGTGATTGCATCAGAACGTGGTCAGACAATGGCAGAGATGGCTATTGCATGGGTGTTGAGAGATCCAAGGGTTACATCTGTGATTGTTGGAACCAGAAACATGGATCAGTTGAAAGACAATTTGAATGCATTGCAAAATCTCAATTTCACAAAAGAAGAGCTGATCAGGATTGATACAATTCTGGATGGTGCTACTCTGTAATTTGTTAAACAGATGCGGATAAAAAGATATTTGGCTATTTCTTTTCTCTTTCTGTTATCTTGTGCTGATAATACACCACCACTCTCTATACCTTATGCTCCGGTAAGGTTTACAATTGATGTGAATGCTTATGATCATACGTTGAGAGAGGGTATGTCGTACAAGACTTTTACGGAACCGCGTCTGAGTACAGACAGACTTGGATATGCAGGTCTGCTTGCAGTAACTGATGCATCGGGCAGCAACGTTTATGTATATGATTTATGCTGTCCTTATGAAGATGACAGAAATATAAGAATTATACCCCGGGGAGATGGTAAGGCAGAATGCCCCGGGTGTAATTCTGTTTTTGTAACCATGTATGGTAACTTTGGTCTTGGATTGGGAACACCTGAAAAAGGTCCTTCAAAAGAGCCATTGCAAAGCTATCAGGTTTATTCCTCACGGCCAGGAGTTTATGAAGTAGTGAATAGCAGGGGGAATAAATAAACCGAATTAATTTTAACAATAACTGAACAAAATAGTACTTTTCTTGTTTTACCTGCTTACGGAATTTTTAATCTGAAGTGGCATTCTCTTTAGGATTTTCTTTAATGCCATTTCTTTAATTTTAATTGATGAGAAAAGTCTATACGTTTTCTGTTTTACTGGTTATCGGTCTTGTTTTATCACAAATCTTGCCTCCATTATTAGGAGAGAGTTTCCCAACATTTCAATTAGTTTCAACCTCTTTACTCTACATCTCACTTGCATTTATCATGATAAATGTAGGTCGCGAGTTTGAATTGAATAAAAAAGAGTGGCGTAGCTATACACTGGATTATGGTGTAGCAATGGGAGCCGCTGCATTTCCATGGATTCTTGTGGCATTGTACTATCTCTTTGCAGTTGCTCCCCCTGAGATGAAAATGTGGCTAAATGGTGATGCCTGGAAAGAGTCTTTCATGCTTGGTCGCTATGCTGCTCCCACCTCTGCAGGGATATTGTTTACAATGCTGGTTGCTGCCGGTTTGAAGCATACCTGGGTATATAAAAAAGTACAAGTTCTGGCAATATTCGATGACCTGGATACAATACTTTTAATGATACCTCTTCAGATTCTGATGATAGGAATGCGCTGGCAGATGTTAGTGGTTATGGCTGTTGCTGTGCTGCTAATATGGCTGGGCTGGAAGAAGATGAATTCCTTAAATATTAAACAAGACTGGAAGTCGATCCTACTCTATTCCATTCTTCTTTTTGTTATAATCGAAGGTCTGTATCGCATAACAACACATTTATACGGTTTTGATGGTGGTATTCATATAGAGATTTTACTTCCTGCTTTTATTTTGGGTATGATTATGAAAGGAGATCATCCTCCTGTACCGGATAAGAGTGAGGTTAAAGTAGCAGATTCCATATCATACATATTCATGTTACTGGTTGGTTTGAGCATGCCTCTCTTTTTGGGTGTTGACTTTACTAAAGATGCAGCACTTTCTGCTTCTGTAATTTCTCAGATTCCTATGCCTCACTGGAGTGTTATAGCAATGCATGTAGTTTTGGTCACCATTATATCCAATATTGGAAAGCTGTTCCCACTATTTTTCTATAGAGACAGGACTATTAAGGAGCGACTCGCATTATCAATTGGTATGTTCTCGAGAGGTGAGGTTGGAGCAGGTGTTCTTTTCATTGCCATAAGCTATCAGATAGGTGGGGTATTGCTTGTAATTTCAGTATTGGCAATGTGTTTGAATCTATTATTAACCGGAATATTTATCTCTTCTGCTAAAAGGCTGATATTGGCTTCAGCGCATGATGTCACATAATCAGGCAGATAATTAAGCTTACAAGAAAAATCGAAAAATTAAAGAAAAAATGTTTCGCTTTTTCTTTGTAAATTGAAGAAACATTTTTACATTTGCAGTCGCAAATTCAAACTGTGCAAGCGAGCACTGATAGAAAAGCAACGTTTTGCGGAAGTAGCTCAGTTGGTAGAGCACGACCTTGCCAAGGTCGGGGTCGCGAGTTCGAGCCTCGTCTTCCGCTCTTCTTAAAATTTATTTGGTGAGGGACCATCATTTGACCCGTTATTGACACAGATGTCTCACCTTGAACTAAAGGTCCGCTCGGATGGTGGAATGGTAGACACGCAAGACTTAAAATCTTGTGGCCATTATAGGCTGTGCGGGTTCAAGTCCCGCTCCGAGTACCACAAAAGGCTGTAAATCTATTGATTTACAGCCTTTTGTGTTTTAGCTTGGGCGCCAAAGGGTTGCCCAATCCGAAACATTATAAACTTTAAACATCTTTAACTGTCGGATAATAATTTAATGGACAAATTCCTGAAGTTTTCTTTTTATCGCTACTTTTACCGATAATGTTTTTCCGGAATAATTTATGTAATCAACTTTTCTCCGCCTTCAAAAACTCTTAAACGAATATATCTCCTATCGTTTAAGAAAAGCCATCAAACTTTTTGGCTTAAATTCTGAATATTGGGATGAAAAGATGTTGTATTCCCATATAGAGGAGGAAATTTACAACTCATCGCTTGAACTGATCAAACTTCACGAAAAACATCCGATACTGCATACCGTCACCAATTTTTCCGATTTTAAAAACCTGCAATCGCAATTACCCCAAGAACAACCTGCGCAAGTTTTGCCCGCATTAGAAACGAAAACCACTTTTGAAGCCGGATTCACATTCCCTCAAATAGAATTATTGACCCAATGCGTGAACGAAGCCCGTGTATTTACTGAAACAATTACAAGCGAAATATTTGAAAATATTTTATCCTGCACACTTGCCCTACCGCTGAAATCACGCAACAACCGATTGTTGGTATATTTCTTTTCCTCATTGGACGATCGAAGCCTGATTAACCGCA
This portion of the Lascolabacillus massiliensis genome encodes:
- a CDS encoding aldo/keto reductase, yielding MDYSYCGTSGIQLPKISLGLWHNFGFVDDYETAKDMILYAFEQGITHFDLANNYGPPPGSAETNFGKILRENLSSHRDQMIISSKAGYYMWEGPYGDGGSRKYLMASIDQSLKRTGLDYFDIFYTHRYDPNTPIEETMQALVDIVRQGKALYVGFSNYPPVQARKGLNYLKERDVPCLIFQDKYSMFNRKPEEEILSITKEYGAGFIAFSPLAQGVLTDKYLNGIPEDSRAAKPTGFLRKEQVSPLLVEKVKQLNVIASERGQTMAEMAIAWVLRDPRVTSVIVGTRNMDQLKDNLNALQNLNFTKEELIRIDTILDGATL
- a CDS encoding cation:proton antiporter family protein, with the translated sequence MRKVYTFSVLLVIGLVLSQILPPLLGESFPTFQLVSTSLLYISLAFIMINVGREFELNKKEWRSYTLDYGVAMGAAAFPWILVALYYLFAVAPPEMKMWLNGDAWKESFMLGRYAAPTSAGILFTMLVAAGLKHTWVYKKVQVLAIFDDLDTILLMIPLQILMIGMRWQMLVVMAVAVLLIWLGWKKMNSLNIKQDWKSILLYSILLFVIIEGLYRITTHLYGFDGGIHIEILLPAFILGMIMKGDHPPVPDKSEVKVADSISYIFMLLVGLSMPLFLGVDFTKDAALSASVISQIPMPHWSVIAMHVVLVTIISNIGKLFPLFFYRDRTIKERLALSIGMFSRGEVGAGVLFIAISYQIGGVLLVISVLAMCLNLLLTGIFISSAKRLILASAHDVT